A genomic segment from Sphingopyxis sp. DBS4 encodes:
- a CDS encoding transporter, with product MGRGFVLLVAFAAACPAMADEGRDLCPDRPGLGTPACTVEPGRIVFELGLADWTREQDGSERTDTILAGDALLRIGLTPSLEAQVGWTAIGHIRERDAALGTVRQRTRTGDVTLALRQNLRNPDGSGFSIAAMPYASLPTGGSGVGAGDWGAGLLVPIGIGAGPVSIGLTPHVDAAVDGDGDGRHLAYGTVAGVGFDLSDTVSVSTEISFTRDRDPAGHASEWLAGLSAGWQPDDDSQWDAGVNLGLNRDSPDFQLYAGYVRRF from the coding sequence ATGGGCCGCGGCTTCGTTCTGCTCGTGGCGTTCGCCGCCGCTTGCCCGGCGATGGCCGACGAGGGGCGCGATCTTTGCCCCGATCGGCCCGGTCTCGGTACCCCGGCCTGCACCGTCGAGCCGGGACGGATCGTCTTCGAACTCGGGCTTGCCGACTGGACGCGCGAGCAGGACGGGTCTGAGCGCACCGACACGATCCTGGCCGGCGACGCGCTGCTGCGGATCGGATTGACCCCGTCGCTCGAGGCGCAGGTGGGATGGACCGCGATCGGCCACATCCGCGAGCGCGACGCGGCGCTCGGCACCGTGCGCCAGCGGACGCGCACGGGCGATGTGACGCTCGCGCTGCGGCAGAATCTGCGCAATCCCGACGGATCGGGCTTTTCGATCGCCGCCATGCCCTATGCCAGCCTGCCGACTGGCGGCAGCGGGGTGGGGGCGGGCGATTGGGGCGCGGGGCTGCTCGTTCCGATCGGGATCGGGGCGGGGCCAGTGTCGATCGGGCTGACGCCGCACGTCGATGCCGCGGTGGACGGCGACGGCGATGGGCGGCATCTCGCTTATGGCACCGTTGCGGGGGTGGGTTTCGACCTGTCGGACACGGTGTCCGTCTCGACCGAAATATCCTTCACCCGCGACCGTGATCCGGCCGGGCACGCGAGCGAGTGGCTGGCGGGGCTTTCGGCGGGGTGGCAGCCCGATGACGACAGCCAATGGGATGCGGGCGTGAACCTCGGGCTCAATCGCGACAGCCCGGACTTTCAGCTTTATGCGGGATATGTGCGGCGCTTTTAG
- a CDS encoding cupin-like domain-containing protein gives MADPVFSREAHAAFSAAYPGVPTHLTHQIAGHPLLELGALQQLAGRLRRESLEHNAAVDLPLGISNADTPANGLSVEDTIAQIDQCGSWVLLKTIDQDPAYAALMREVLGEIEPLVESRTGAMMRLEGFIFISSPRAVTSLHFDPEYNILFQARGSKTMTLFPTADPDIIGQPFFEQYFAGGPRNLPWREEWAARGRAIDIAPGEAIYVPILAPHWVQTHDAVSVSLSLTWRSEWSFHHADACRFNRRLRARGLNPAAPRLYPRNNRLKSYAQRALTRIEARFPSR, from the coding sequence ATGGCGGACCCTGTCTTTTCCCGCGAGGCGCATGCCGCCTTCAGCGCGGCTTATCCCGGCGTGCCGACGCATCTGACGCACCAGATTGCCGGCCATCCGTTGCTGGAACTCGGTGCGTTGCAGCAGTTGGCCGGCCGGCTGCGCCGCGAAAGCCTGGAGCATAATGCGGCGGTCGATCTGCCGCTGGGCATTTCCAATGCCGATACGCCCGCCAACGGCCTGTCGGTGGAGGATACGATTGCGCAGATCGACCAATGCGGGTCGTGGGTCTTGCTCAAGACGATCGATCAGGATCCGGCCTATGCCGCGCTGATGCGCGAAGTGCTGGGCGAGATCGAGCCGCTGGTCGAATCGCGCACCGGCGCGATGATGCGGCTGGAGGGATTCATCTTCATCTCTTCACCGCGCGCGGTGACCTCGCTGCATTTCGACCCTGAATATAATATATTGTTCCAGGCGCGCGGCTCGAAGACGATGACGCTGTTCCCGACCGCCGATCCCGACATCATCGGCCAGCCCTTCTTCGAGCAATATTTTGCAGGGGGGCCGCGTAACCTGCCCTGGCGTGAGGAATGGGCGGCGCGCGGTCGGGCGATCGACATCGCGCCGGGCGAGGCGATCTATGTCCCGATCCTCGCGCCGCATTGGGTGCAGACGCACGACGCGGTTTCGGTATCGCTGTCGCTCACATGGCGCAGCGAATGGAGCTTTCACCATGCCGACGCCTGCCGGTTCAACCGCCGGTTGCGCGCGCGCGGGCTGAACCCGGCCGCGCCGCGCCTTTATCCGCGAAACAATCGCCTGAAATCCTATGCTCAGCGCGCGCTGACGCGGATCGAAGCGAGGTTTCCGTCCCGATAG
- a CDS encoding J domain-containing protein translates to MSRAKRSDDWGFPRWRPYGSSRETQKVRLCDRHGCTNPGNCPAPKSPNSPERWYFCETHAAEYNRGWDYFAGLSAEDAAERAAEEARGARSYARAQHYAWGGSGDGSRSADEMRALEILDLEPDADFEATKKAWRNLAKECHPDVKPGDAEAAKRFAAGQAAFEVLKQAEERKSWKPA, encoded by the coding sequence ATGAGCCGCGCCAAGAGATCCGACGACTGGGGTTTCCCCCGCTGGCGCCCCTATGGTTCGTCGCGTGAAACGCAGAAGGTTCGGCTGTGCGACCGCCACGGTTGTACCAACCCCGGCAACTGCCCCGCGCCCAAATCGCCGAACAGCCCCGAACGCTGGTATTTCTGCGAAACCCACGCTGCCGAATATAATCGCGGCTGGGACTATTTCGCCGGCCTGTCCGCCGAGGATGCCGCCGAACGCGCGGCGGAGGAAGCGCGCGGCGCGCGCAGTTACGCCCGCGCGCAGCATTATGCCTGGGGCGGATCGGGCGACGGCAGCCGCAGCGCCGACGAGATGCGCGCACTGGAAATACTCGACCTCGAGCCCGACGCTGATTTCGAGGCGACGAAAAAGGCGTGGCGTAACCTGGCAAAGGAATGCCACCCCGACGTCAAACCCGGCGATGCCGAGGCCGCGAAGCGTTTCGCCGCGGGGCAGGCAGCGTTCGAGGTGCTCAAGCAGGCCGAAGAGCGGAAGAGCTGGAAGCCGGCCTGA
- a CDS encoding RluA family pseudouridine synthase, with amino-acid sequence MLGDDEILTVTLSDAAAGLRLDRALAEALPDLSRERLKTLIKGGRVADAAGTVLWDPSAKAALPATLAIRLPVPAPAHNVAQDLDLVIAYEDEHLIVVDKPAGMVVHPAAGNLDGTMVNALLHHCAGQLSGIGGVARPGIVHRIDKDTSGLIVAAKHDKAHEGLARQFAAHSIDRRYLALATGRPMPTNGTVDAALGRSSTNRKKMAVVAEGRGKHAITHYRTIEPLKGATLVECRLETGRTHQVRVHMAHIGHPLVGDPVYGRVRKPLSELLKARNFARQALHAAHLGFIHPVTGNPIALDSELPDDMRELLDELRV; translated from the coding sequence ATGTTGGGGGACGACGAAATACTGACCGTGACGCTTTCGGACGCCGCCGCCGGGCTGCGGCTCGACCGGGCGCTCGCCGAGGCGCTTCCCGACCTTTCGCGCGAGCGGTTGAAGACGCTGATCAAGGGCGGCCGCGTCGCCGATGCCGCCGGAACCGTGCTCTGGGACCCGTCGGCCAAGGCCGCGCTTCCCGCGACGCTCGCGATCCGGCTCCCCGTCCCGGCCCCCGCGCACAACGTCGCGCAAGACCTCGATCTCGTCATCGCCTATGAGGACGAGCATCTGATCGTCGTCGACAAACCTGCCGGGATGGTCGTCCACCCCGCCGCGGGCAATCTCGACGGCACGATGGTCAACGCGCTGCTTCACCATTGTGCGGGACAGCTTTCGGGGATCGGCGGCGTCGCTCGCCCCGGCATCGTCCACCGCATCGACAAGGACACCAGCGGGCTGATCGTCGCCGCAAAGCATGACAAGGCGCACGAAGGTCTGGCAAGGCAGTTCGCGGCGCACAGCATCGACCGCCGCTACCTCGCGCTTGCGACCGGGCGCCCGATGCCCACGAACGGCACCGTCGACGCCGCACTCGGCCGGTCGAGCACCAACCGCAAGAAGATGGCGGTGGTCGCCGAAGGGCGCGGCAAGCATGCAATCACCCATTACCGGACGATCGAACCGCTGAAAGGCGCGACCTTGGTCGAATGCCGGCTCGAAACCGGCCGCACGCATCAGGTGCGCGTCCATATGGCGCATATCGGTCATCCGCTGGTCGGCGATCCGGTCTATGGCCGGGTCAGGAAGCCGTTATCCGAACTGTTAAAAGCTCGTAATTTCGCGCGTCAGGCGTTGCACGCGGCCCATTTGGGCTTTATTCATCCGGTGACGGGTAACCCGATCGCACTCGACAGCGAACTCCCCGATGACATGCGGGAACTGCTCGATGAATTGCGCGTTTAA
- a CDS encoding alpha/beta fold hydrolase has translation MGQPREHRIATAGGDICWFEWGAPGAGASVLLLHATGFHARLWDQVVAALPAGTHVIAPDHRGHGRSFKPISLADWTGNAAALLPLVDRFAGTPLVGCGHSMGGYVLTRLAAERPDAFRHLILVDPVIMDPGLYRGQDALPVPDPAEHPVARRRNIWASAGEMRARFADRPPYSRWEPQVLADYCDHGLLPAASGEGYELACPPALEASMYQNALRTDPHAWLDDVATPVTLVRAPTGERGDAMDFSQSPTWTGLGPALHAERDELWDEHSHFIPMEAPGRVAELIAATL, from the coding sequence ATGGGGCAACCTCGGGAACACCGGATCGCGACGGCGGGCGGCGATATCTGCTGGTTCGAGTGGGGCGCGCCGGGGGCGGGGGCTTCGGTGCTGCTGCTCCATGCGACCGGCTTCCATGCCCGGCTGTGGGATCAAGTCGTTGCCGCCCTGCCCGCGGGAACGCACGTCATCGCGCCCGATCATCGCGGCCATGGGCGCAGCTTCAAGCCCATCTCGCTCGCGGACTGGACCGGCAATGCCGCGGCGCTGCTGCCGCTTGTCGATCGTTTCGCGGGGACGCCGCTGGTCGGCTGCGGACACAGCATGGGGGGATATGTGCTGACCCGGCTCGCCGCCGAGCGGCCTGATGCCTTTCGCCATCTGATTCTCGTCGACCCGGTGATCATGGATCCCGGCCTCTATCGGGGGCAGGATGCGCTGCCGGTACCCGATCCGGCCGAGCATCCGGTCGCGCGCCGCCGCAACATATGGGCGAGCGCCGGGGAGATGCGGGCGCGTTTTGCCGATCGTCCGCCCTACAGTCGCTGGGAGCCGCAGGTACTCGCCGATTATTGCGACCATGGCCTGCTGCCTGCAGCGTCGGGCGAGGGCTATGAACTCGCCTGTCCGCCGGCGCTCGAAGCTTCGATGTACCAGAATGCGCTGCGCACCGACCCGCACGCCTGGCTCGACGATGTGGCAACACCGGTGACGCTGGTCCGCGCGCCGACGGGCGAGCGCGGCGACGCGATGGATTTTTCGCAGAGCCCGACCTGGACCGGCCTGGGTCCGGCGCTCCATGCCGAGCGCGACGAACTCTGGGACGAACACAGCCATTTCATCCCGATGGAAGCGCCGGGGCGCGTCGCCGAGCTGATCGCCGCCACGCTTTGA
- the rpoH gene encoding RNA polymerase sigma factor RpoH, which translates to MAHKSNVPATVPALGGEASLNRYLAEIRKFPLLTPEQEYMLAKRFQEHGDNEAAAQLVTSHLRLVAKIAMGYRGYGLPVSELISEGNIGLMQGVKKFDPERGFRLATYAMWWIRASIQEFILRSWSLVKMGTTAAQKKLFFNLRRMKNNLDAFEDGDLSPENLKKIATDLGVTEDEVVSMNRRMAMGGDTSLNVPMGEDGDSQWQDLLGDEGPLQDERVAEAEERDVRHALLSEALATLNERERHILTERRLTDDPKTLEDLSQVYDVSRERVRQIEVRAFEKLQKAMLKLAGDRRLINA; encoded by the coding sequence ATGGCTCATAAAAGCAATGTTCCGGCCACGGTGCCCGCGCTCGGCGGTGAGGCGAGCCTGAACCGCTATCTGGCCGAAATCCGCAAATTTCCGCTGCTGACGCCCGAGCAGGAATATATGCTCGCGAAGCGCTTTCAGGAGCATGGCGACAATGAAGCGGCGGCGCAGCTCGTTACCTCGCACCTCCGCCTCGTCGCGAAGATCGCGATGGGCTATCGCGGCTATGGCCTGCCGGTCAGCGAGCTGATCAGCGAGGGCAATATCGGCCTGATGCAGGGCGTGAAGAAGTTCGATCCCGAACGCGGCTTCCGCCTCGCCACCTATGCGATGTGGTGGATTCGCGCCTCGATCCAGGAATTCATCCTCCGCTCGTGGAGCCTCGTGAAGATGGGCACCACCGCGGCGCAGAAGAAATTGTTCTTCAACCTCCGCCGGATGAAGAATAATCTCGACGCGTTCGAGGATGGCGACCTCAGCCCCGAAAATCTGAAGAAGATCGCGACCGACCTCGGCGTGACCGAGGACGAGGTGGTCAGCATGAACCGCCGCATGGCGATGGGCGGCGACACGTCACTGAACGTGCCGATGGGCGAGGACGGCGACAGCCAGTGGCAGGATCTGCTCGGCGACGAGGGCCCGCTCCAGGACGAACGCGTCGCCGAGGCCGAGGAACGCGACGTGCGCCACGCGCTGCTGAGCGAAGCGCTCGCGACCCTCAACGAGCGCGAACGCCATATCCTGACCGAACGCCGCCTGACCGACGACCCCAAGACGCTCGAGGATCTGAGCCAGGTCTATGACGTCAGCCGCGAACGCGTGCGCCAGATCGAGGTGCGCGCTTTCGAGAAGCTGCAAAAGGCGATGCTCAAGCTCGCGGGCGACCGCCGCCTCATCAACGCCTGA
- the mtgA gene encoding monofunctional biosynthetic peptidoglycan transglycosylase: MGRLFKTTAKIVLGFILVSVLWVLLYAVVPPPVTITMLTDGNGITKDWTGLSHIDRNMVRAAIAAEDGKFCSHDGFDREAIEQAIERNAKGKRMRGGSTISQQTAKNVFLWQGSGWTRYLRKVPEVWFTFLIEKIWGKRRIMEVYLNVAETGLGTYGVEAGAQRYFKHGASKLTPQEAARIAAILPLPKKREAISPSGFTRRYGNSIRARISVVGRDGLDGCVYR; the protein is encoded by the coding sequence ATGGGACGGCTTTTCAAGACCACGGCCAAGATCGTCCTTGGCTTCATCCTCGTCTCGGTTCTCTGGGTGCTGCTTTACGCGGTGGTGCCGCCCCCGGTGACCATCACCATGCTGACCGACGGCAACGGCATCACCAAGGACTGGACGGGCCTCTCCCATATCGACCGTAACATGGTCCGCGCCGCGATCGCCGCCGAGGACGGCAAATTCTGCAGCCACGACGGGTTCGACCGCGAGGCGATCGAGCAAGCGATCGAGCGCAACGCGAAGGGCAAGCGGATGCGCGGCGGCTCGACGATCAGCCAGCAGACCGCGAAGAATGTCTTCCTGTGGCAGGGCAGCGGCTGGACCCGCTACCTCCGCAAGGTGCCGGAAGTGTGGTTCACCTTCCTGATCGAAAAAATCTGGGGGAAGCGGCGGATCATGGAGGTCTATCTCAACGTCGCCGAAACCGGTCTCGGCACCTATGGCGTCGAGGCGGGGGCGCAGCGCTATTTCAAACATGGCGCAAGCAAGCTGACCCCGCAGGAGGCCGCGCGCATCGCCGCGATCCTGCCGCTGCCCAAGAAGCGCGAAGCAATCAGCCCCTCAGGCTTCACCCGCCGCTATGGCAACTCGATCCGCGCGCGGATCAGCGTTGTCGGGCGCGACGGGCTGGATGGATGCGTTTATCGCTAG
- the aspS gene encoding aspartate--tRNA ligase, with amino-acid sequence MHAYRTHNCGQLRAGDVGQNVRVSGWVHRKRDHGGLLFVDLRDHYGLTQIVADSSDAAFATLDGLRAESVVTITGDVVARSAETVNAGLPTGAIEVRARDVSVQSMAAELPMPVAGDQDYPEDIRLKYRFLDLRRDRLHKNILLRSNVIASLRRRMVDQGFTEYQTPILTASSPEGARDYLVPSRVHPGKFYALPQAPQMFKQLLMVAGFDRYFQIAPCFRDEDARADRSPGEFYQLDFEMSFVTQDDVFNAIEPVLAGVFEEFANGRSVTPAGSFPRIPYRESMLKYGNDKPDLRNPLIITDVSSHFTGSGFGRFADIVAAGDVVRAVPAPGTADKSRKFFDDMNSWAQGEGFAGLGYATRKGGEWGGPIAKNHGPEKMDALAAELGLGPDDGLFFAAGKEAVAAKLAGFARTRVAEQLDLIDANKFEMCWIVDFPMFEADEDTGKIDFSHNPFSMPQGELEALETKDPLDILAWQYDIVCNGVELSSGAIRNHRPDIMYKAFEIAGYSQADVDSNFAGMINAFKYGAPPHGGSAPGVDRIVMLLADEPNIREVVVFPMNQKAEDLMMGAPAPVSEKQLKELSIRLVDGPKG; translated from the coding sequence ATGCACGCCTATCGCACCCATAATTGCGGCCAGCTTCGCGCCGGGGATGTCGGCCAGAATGTCCGCGTTTCGGGCTGGGTGCATCGCAAGCGCGACCATGGCGGGCTGCTCTTTGTCGACCTGCGCGACCATTACGGGTTGACGCAGATCGTCGCCGACAGCAGCGATGCGGCGTTCGCGACCCTCGACGGCCTGCGCGCCGAAAGCGTCGTGACGATCACGGGCGACGTCGTCGCACGCTCGGCGGAGACGGTGAACGCGGGCCTGCCGACCGGCGCGATCGAAGTGCGCGCGCGGGACGTTTCGGTCCAGTCGATGGCGGCCGAGCTGCCGATGCCGGTCGCGGGCGATCAGGACTATCCCGAGGATATCCGCCTGAAATACCGCTTCCTCGACCTGCGCCGCGATCGTCTGCACAAGAATATCCTGCTGCGCTCGAACGTCATCGCGTCCTTGCGCCGCCGCATGGTCGATCAGGGCTTCACCGAATATCAGACGCCGATCCTGACCGCTTCGTCGCCCGAAGGCGCGCGCGACTATCTGGTGCCCAGCCGTGTCCATCCCGGCAAATTCTACGCGCTGCCGCAGGCACCGCAGATGTTCAAGCAACTCCTCATGGTCGCAGGCTTCGACCGCTATTTCCAGATCGCGCCCTGCTTCCGCGACGAGGATGCGCGCGCCGACCGTAGCCCGGGCGAATTCTATCAGCTCGATTTCGAGATGAGCTTCGTCACGCAGGATGATGTGTTCAATGCGATCGAGCCCGTGCTCGCGGGTGTATTCGAGGAGTTTGCGAACGGCCGGTCGGTGACCCCGGCGGGTTCGTTCCCGCGCATTCCGTATCGCGAATCGATGCTGAAATACGGCAACGACAAACCCGACCTGCGCAATCCGCTGATCATCACCGACGTGTCGTCGCATTTCACGGGATCGGGCTTCGGTCGCTTCGCCGACATCGTCGCGGCGGGCGACGTGGTGCGCGCGGTCCCGGCGCCGGGGACGGCAGACAAGAGCCGCAAATTCTTCGACGACATGAACAGCTGGGCGCAGGGCGAGGGTTTTGCCGGCCTTGGCTATGCGACGCGCAAGGGCGGCGAATGGGGCGGCCCGATCGCCAAGAACCATGGCCCGGAGAAGATGGACGCGCTTGCCGCCGAACTCGGCCTCGGCCCCGACGACGGGCTGTTCTTTGCCGCGGGCAAGGAAGCCGTGGCGGCGAAGCTCGCGGGCTTTGCCCGCACTCGCGTCGCCGAGCAGCTCGACCTGATCGATGCGAACAAGTTCGAGATGTGCTGGATCGTCGACTTCCCGATGTTCGAGGCCGACGAGGACACCGGCAAGATCGATTTCAGCCACAACCCGTTCAGTATGCCGCAGGGCGAGCTCGAAGCGCTCGAGACGAAAGACCCGCTCGATATCCTCGCCTGGCAATATGACATCGTCTGCAACGGCGTCGAACTCTCGTCGGGCGCGATCCGGAACCATCGGCCGGACATCATGTACAAAGCGTTCGAGATCGCGGGCTATAGTCAGGCCGATGTCGACAGCAATTTCGCGGGCATGATCAACGCCTTCAAATATGGCGCGCCGCCGCACGGTGGTTCGGCGCCGGGGGTCGATCGCATCGTCATGCTGCTCGCCGACGAGCCGAACATCCGCGAGGTCGTCGTCTTCCCGATGAACCAGAAGGCCGAGGATCTGATGATGGGCGCCCCGGCGCCGGTCAGCGAGAAGCAGCTCAAGGAACTGAGCATCCGCCTGGTGGACGGGCCGAAGGGCTGA
- a CDS encoding LOG family protein, whose amino-acid sequence MAKDKQPHRSRFHKAKDDAQFAKQATTTPQTADPAYKLAFQDKDFLLREDLRPVRFQLELLKPELLLDEAKIESTLVIYGSARIPEPQAADGLEAAATDDVQRNIARHLKAKAKYYDEARKLARLASQVPCDEDGCRHFVVCSGGGPSIMEAANRGAADEGRESIGLNIVLPHEQAPNRYVTPSLSFQFHYFALRKMHFLLRARAVAVFPGGFGTFDEMFELLTLIQTGKIKPIPIVLFGKTFWNRVVNFEALVEEGVVSARDLNLFQFVETAEEAWKIIQEFYANAEHSSQ is encoded by the coding sequence ATGGCAAAAGACAAGCAACCCCATCGTTCGCGTTTCCACAAGGCAAAGGACGACGCGCAGTTCGCCAAGCAGGCGACCACCACTCCGCAGACCGCCGATCCGGCCTATAAGCTCGCCTTTCAGGACAAGGATTTCCTGCTGCGCGAGGATCTGCGCCCGGTGCGCTTTCAGCTCGAGTTGCTCAAGCCCGAGCTTCTGCTCGACGAGGCGAAGATCGAGTCGACGCTGGTCATCTATGGCTCGGCGCGCATTCCCGAGCCGCAGGCCGCCGACGGACTCGAAGCCGCGGCGACCGACGACGTCCAGCGCAACATCGCCCGCCACCTCAAGGCCAAGGCCAAATATTATGACGAGGCGCGCAAGCTTGCGCGGCTCGCGAGCCAGGTGCCGTGCGACGAGGACGGCTGCCGCCACTTCGTCGTCTGTTCGGGCGGCGGGCCGTCGATCATGGAGGCCGCGAACCGCGGTGCCGCCGACGAGGGGCGCGAGTCGATCGGCCTCAACATCGTGCTGCCGCACGAGCAGGCGCCGAACCGCTATGTGACCCCGTCGCTGAGCTTTCAGTTCCACTATTTCGCGCTTCGCAAGATGCACTTCCTGCTTCGCGCGCGTGCGGTCGCGGTCTTTCCCGGCGGTTTCGGCACCTTCGACGAGATGTTCGAGCTGCTGACGCTGATCCAGACGGGCAAGATCAAGCCGATCCCCATCGTGCTGTTCGGCAAGACATTCTGGAACCGCGTCGTCAATTTCGAGGCACTGGTCGAGGAAGGCGTCGTCAGCGCCCGCGACCTCAATCTGTTCCAGTTCGTCGAGACCGCCGAAGAGGCGTGGAAGATCATCCAGGAGTTTTACGCGAACGCCGAACATTCCTCTCAATAG
- a CDS encoding histidine phosphotransferase family protein: MSDDRVDFASMLASRLCHDLLSPVGAFANGLELLADEKDPEMRARCIELLEQSARTSANKLKFFRLAFGSAGGFGERVPADEAKSAIEGIIGDRAIELNWMIGADPLPKPAVKIILNLSLLLVDALVRGGRLDIGCENQGAGGIEIALHVEAERLFLDADVERILAEGEGASAMTSRTAPAVLVQAVAKQNGGTVMLARETPTSLLVGAVLKEG, translated from the coding sequence ATGTCCGACGATCGCGTCGATTTCGCCTCCATGCTGGCCTCGCGGCTGTGCCACGATCTGCTGAGCCCGGTCGGGGCCTTCGCCAACGGCCTCGAACTGCTGGCCGACGAAAAAGACCCCGAGATGCGCGCGCGCTGCATCGAATTGCTCGAACAGAGCGCGCGGACATCGGCGAACAAGCTCAAATTCTTCCGCCTGGCTTTCGGGTCGGCAGGCGGGTTCGGCGAGCGCGTTCCCGCCGACGAGGCGAAGTCGGCGATCGAGGGCATCATCGGCGACCGCGCGATCGAACTCAACTGGATGATCGGCGCCGACCCGCTGCCCAAGCCTGCGGTCAAGATCATCCTCAACCTGTCGCTGCTGCTGGTCGATGCGCTGGTGCGCGGCGGACGGCTCGACATCGGCTGCGAAAATCAGGGGGCGGGGGGCATCGAAATCGCGCTGCATGTCGAGGCCGAGCGCCTGTTCCTCGACGCCGATGTCGAGCGCATCCTCGCCGAGGGCGAAGGCGCGAGCGCGATGACCTCGCGCACCGCGCCCGCGGTGCTGGTGCAGGCGGTCGCGAAGCAGAATGGCGGCACGGTGATGCTGGCGCGGGAAACGCCGACCTCGCTGTTGGTCGGGGCGGTGCTGAAGGAAGGCTGA
- a CDS encoding extensin family protein — protein MPIPLFLRPRILFAATAMLALTACFGAPEVMKQSGGKRTATTTSTPQRPQITGTPSFTSAEAQQCAFDLQQAGVRFTPLPNQDHGGGCSSIDSVKLLDIGTPVTNLGPMTCPLARNFAAWARYAVKPAARQYFRTEVVKIETYGTYSCRNIYGGRSGRLSQHASSNAIDVAGFVLADGRRIMLDGGWKGDKASQDFLRALHKSACRRFGTVLSPDYNAAHYNHFHLDMSGNGYCR, from the coding sequence ATGCCGATTCCGCTTTTCCTGAGGCCCCGAATCCTGTTTGCCGCGACCGCGATGCTCGCGCTAACCGCCTGTTTCGGCGCGCCCGAGGTGATGAAGCAGAGCGGCGGAAAACGGACGGCCACGACGACATCGACGCCCCAGCGTCCGCAGATCACGGGAACGCCGTCCTTCACCAGCGCCGAGGCGCAGCAATGCGCGTTCGACCTCCAGCAGGCCGGGGTGCGCTTCACCCCGCTGCCGAACCAGGATCATGGCGGCGGGTGCAGTTCGATCGATTCGGTGAAGCTGCTCGACATCGGCACGCCGGTGACGAACCTGGGACCGATGACCTGTCCGCTCGCGCGCAATTTCGCGGCCTGGGCGCGCTATGCGGTGAAACCCGCGGCGCGCCAGTATTTCAGGACCGAGGTCGTAAAGATCGAGACCTATGGCACCTACAGCTGCCGTAATATCTATGGCGGCCGTTCAGGCCGGTTGTCGCAGCACGCCTCTTCCAACGCGATCGACGTCGCGGGATTCGTGCTCGCCGACGGGCGGCGGATCATGCTCGACGGTGGGTGGAAGGGCGACAAGGCGTCGCAGGATTTTCTCCGCGCGCTTCACAAATCGGCGTGCCGCCGCTTTGGCACGGTGCTAAGCCCCGATTATAACGCGGCGCATTACAATCACTTCCATCTCGACATGAGCGGGAATGGTTATTGCCGTTGA
- a CDS encoding polyphosphate kinase 2 family protein, with protein sequence MTISLSDYETGAKYDGDYGKDLAALEDRLERLQAAHITHRQRSVIMLEGWDAAGKGGIIQRLTASLDPRYFEVWPIGAPSEEEKARHFLWRFWKRLPGNREISIFDRSWYGRVLVERVEGFATEAEWRKGYDEINEFEAQLTGSATHLVKLFVHITQDEQDKRFADRLNDPWKRWKTGAEDYRNRAKRKDYLAAMDEMFQQTDTRWAPWKAIDGNNKKAARIAALTHIAETLEAAVPMTPPDLDPAVVKLAHKAFGYEAKD encoded by the coding sequence ATGACCATCTCGCTCTCCGACTATGAAACCGGCGCCAAATATGACGGCGACTATGGCAAGGATCTCGCGGCGCTCGAGGATCGGCTCGAACGATTGCAGGCGGCACATATCACCCACCGCCAGCGCAGCGTCATCATGCTCGAGGGCTGGGACGCGGCGGGGAAGGGCGGGATCATCCAGCGGCTGACCGCGTCGCTCGACCCCCGCTATTTCGAGGTATGGCCGATCGGCGCGCCGAGCGAGGAGGAGAAGGCGCGTCATTTCCTCTGGCGCTTCTGGAAGCGATTGCCCGGCAACCGCGAAATCTCGATCTTCGACCGGAGCTGGTACGGCCGCGTCCTCGTCGAACGCGTCGAGGGCTTCGCGACCGAAGCCGAATGGCGCAAGGGCTATGACGAGATCAACGAATTCGAGGCGCAATTGACCGGCAGCGCCACGCATCTTGTCAAGCTGTTCGTCCACATCACGCAGGATGAGCAGGACAAGCGCTTCGCCGACCGGCTGAACGACCCGTGGAAGCGCTGGAAGACCGGTGCCGAGGATTATCGCAACCGCGCGAAGCGCAAGGATTATCTCGCCGCGATGGACGAGATGTTCCAGCAGACCGACACGCGCTGGGCGCCGTGGAAGGCAATCGACGGCAACAACAAGAAGGCCGCGCGCATCGCCGCGCTCACCCATATCGCCGAAACGCTGGAGGCCGCGGTGCCGATGACGCCGCCCGATCTCGATCCCGCGGTGGTCAAGCTGGCGCACAAGGCGTTCGGTTACGAGGCGAAAGACTAG